CattatccaaaaagaaaaaaaagagagaaaaatagaaaaagaaaagagacgaacaaaaaggagaacttcattcctcagttcttaaaatcaaaatgtctcaagaaaaaaaaagggaaaaaaataatgaataaaaagctcagtcacttcacatttgctaaagccattttaactttgtttttctagcgctagaactattaacccttgttgtacctttaaccctctaaccacattacaaccccaattagaggctgtttttgatatcatcggaatcatatagcatagtagaggaacgcggatgaacgtgcaaaatcaacgtaatcctaagcaagaacataagccgagagtaaacactttagccaccaaaattgtgtgaaatgagtgaactacctatggtgaggtgttttacttagcgatcccctcaagctcgtttaattgaacatgtgtccttttgcttaaaactatgacctatgataattgaaatgcggctttttgatatcgtgtctctactttgtattttcgaatgcatgtaattacagatgctcgaaattgtgtaaagcacctagtcaaactgggaggttttctagcttgcttgtgattgcgggtttagtttttttagtttacttggggacaagtaaagttttaagtgcgaggaggtttgataggggtcaaaaacccctatctttgggtacggttttaggacgggttttagcgttattttgttaataagcgagcaattctcgcatttaaatgcttttgtgtgagttagttagaaattggaaacgttttatttacttttcgttgtttaggctcgttttatgatcaatttaggcaaatacggccaaaatggcatgcatattataattccgttatcttttgaagctaattgatccgtcaaaagtcgcaccaaacgaagcgtttgctcaaataagtaattggcgggtcaatttagcccttggactaatgttgtttggagtttatgtgcgtgtgcaggttaaaacatgatcaatttcaggcaaaaatcgtgtctcggggacccccggcagtcgctcggcgaattgagcatcggcgcgcagctcgggcgctgctcggcgagcagcccaggcaccacccaggcactgcccaggcaccgcccaggcactgcccaggcactgtgcctgctcgccgagcaggccaccagaggcctgctcggcgagcagggggctgctcgtcgcgagtagccctgctcgccgagcagctcgcccttctcgacgagcagacctgcgagaattggtcaaaagaccaatttcgcccccacgatgccacgatggaccccacgacttcctacatcaataaggacacgaattaggtcaagaaaaaggcccgagccgcgtctataaatagagtttttccaatgtaaattagatatctttcgtttttgtaaattattttagctttccccttgtaattcctctccatcttcctcaacctccattgaagctccttcaaagctttttctcgaggaattatcaaggtccgtccttaagatcaagtcgccggctgcagagtaaacaggttccctgaaagggatttttgtatctccttttatctttccatgtttgtactctttgatacagttgccgaacttgacttattgtatcttgtgacaattatcttcgcctttaataataatttagctcttgttttgctctatgtttattgtctaatctttgtctcacgctttattcaattggtttaactcattcaaaagacccaaaaatctagtaggcacatattgcgagctgaatctgacctagtcagagcctaggagattgacgacctcttagttgattaagcgctaatttactgagccttagacctagtttcggccttagggaatcacgcgctaggaacctccggagggtaagtagggttaatcgccttgaatacaagtgactcagattaggtttttattcaatagacttgataatctatcttcattattatcgttcataccatgttccttcggataatttcattaatgaaagatcaattaggggtagagtaacttagttaggcgtagaataacttagttagaattagataacttagttagaattagataacttagctaggattagtataattcaacctaggagtagattagtttaaaacaaaccaactcaaaaaccccataagcctagataacatccgagatcgagtagctcggtacttgcagaaataaatcctgtggacaataacctggacttaaaccagaaatttattacttgataacgacggggtacacttatcccttagtgagttcccatctctaacctaggtggggacgcatcagCTGGCAGTCGAAATCATCGTCTAAAGTAGGTAAAGAAACTCTCATCAAGTCTGTTTTACAGTCTTTGCCCTCATATGTAATGAGTCTCTTTCTGCTCCGTCATTTGCTTTGCTCAGACCTGGAAAAAGTGTTGAACTCGTTCTCGGGTCAGGGAAACAGTGGATTACATTAGCAAAAATGGGATAGACTGTGTAAGCCGAAGAAGTTTAGAGGTATGGGGTTTAGACAGCTTCATCAATTTAATTTAGCTTTGTTAGCTAAACAAGGTTGGCGCCTACTTCAAATGAAAGACTCACCGGTTGCTAAAGTGTATAAAGCTAGGTATTACCCTAATGTGTCATTTCTTGAAGCGGACCTCACGGTTAACCCCAGCTTTATATGGAGGAGCATTATATCGGCTCAGAAATTGGTCGATGTGGGTGCTCGTCGGGTGATTGGGAGAGGGGATTCAGTGAATATCTGGACTGACCCCTGGTTAAGGGATAATGATAACCCATATGTGGAGAGTGAATGTTTACCGAATGTTAAGATCCAGTTAGTTCAGAACCTAATGACTCTGGATGGGCAAAGTTGGGATGAAGGACTTGTGAATGGCTTGTTCATAGTTCGTGATTGCCAGTTGATTAAGGAAATCCCACTAAGTAGAAGAGATGTGGAAGATAAGTGGGACTGGTGGTTAAACCCCAAGGGGATTTACTCAGCGAAGTCAGGTTACACACATCTTAGTGCCGAACTCGTCCAAGTCTCAAATGCGGGGTTCGGTAATTGGCAAGGATTATGGCGTATTCAGGCAATTCCAAAGGCTAAACAGCTTGTGTGGAGGTCTCTGGTGGGTTGTCTGCCAACTGTTATGGCTCTTCGAAATCGACATATACAGGTCCCTGCCTTATGCCCTGTCTGTCAGAATCATCCCGAGGATAATGCTCACGCCTTATTCAAATGTGCGCTAGCGAAACAGATCTAGGCCAAGACTCTGATTGGACATATGAGTTTGGTAATTGACAGCGTTATGGATTTCTGGGACTTCATCATCGCAGCAAAATCGGCGGGGATCCAAGGGCTCGCAGCATCAGTATGTTGGGTCGTATGGAAAAATCGAAATGATATAGTCTGGAACAATCACGGGGCTAACATAAAGACACTCCAGGAGGAAGTATCACTACATTCGAATTGGACTGTTGTCCAGGCCCGTCGGGCGATTGTAGCAGCACCATCTTCCCCTGCTCGCTAGCTGCGCCCTGTTGATGATGAGATAAAAATCAATTTCGACGCTGCTCTCTTCCCAAGTTCCGATATTGCTGGATATGGCTTTGTAGCTCGCAAGGCACTAGGTTTTATGGCCGCGGAAAATGGCTGGTGTGGTCAGGTGTCTGATGCTCTTCTGGCAGAGGCACTGGCATGCCGAGAGACACTTTGTTGGATAAAAGGCACCAACTGGGAAAATATTCGGGTGGAAACTAACTCGCAACTCTTGGTCAGTGCACTACATCGTCTACCGACTGATAGCTCTCCTTTGGAGCTAATAATAGGAGACTACTACTTTCTAATTCATTCTACTGTTAACTGCTCAATTTCTCATGTAAAAAGATCCGCGAATCTAACTGCCCATGTTATTGCAAGGGCGGTAGAATCTGTGTCTGATCCTGGAGTATGGTTGCATACTCCACCTATTTTTACTTGTAATTCCCTAGAGGTTGATTCTTAATAAACAACattctttgattaaaaaaaaacaaaaaaagttgAGTTGGTGTCTATCTCTTTCTTTTTAGTAGAAACATTCTCAAACTAAAACTTTAGAAATTCTATAATACTTCTAaactttattcaaaaaaaaaaataataatacttCTAAACCAATACATTTGTTTTGATattacttttttcttttttctactaAATCTATCATGTATCGCTCATCATCATCAATGGGCCAACGACATATACACACGTGAAAACAattaaaagaagttaaaaaatatatcatatacGCATACATGTGTTTAATCTAGTGTACGagataaatttgtttaaaaaaaattaatttttttcaagtGTACACGTGTTTTTTATCTACTACTAACGAATGATAACATAACGTATATATAGAGTGAAATAACGATATTCATAACTGCAAAGAGTGTTTCGTTAATAATGATTGAAAATTTATctaaatttcaaatatttggaataaaatatatagaaaaaaagcACACAAAAATCTAACCGGTTTTTTTCCCCTCAAATTCCTTTTACCATTTATTAGTACAGATACTAATTAGTTAATGTGACTACACTAAcagggcgtttggtattctattgggatagggataaggataaaaatatgatagagacaaggataaatggttgggataaggataaaaatatgatagtcgagaattattattcaatgtttggtacgtgagatagagatagggataaaataatacattttactattttaaccttatttaaaatacataacattaatttgagggataagatatacttttccatcctattaaaatcgcaggagcttatctcacctccttataccaccccctcttgggtataggattcgagggataagaagcttatccctcctatgtctcactcttctatcttccaaacaaacacgggataacttatctcgtgtttttttatccctatcacaCCTCCTATAtctcttctaacaaacaccccgtaaggtcttgtttgataaactacttaatgacttaaattaaaatattaaatacttatttaatttaagtgtatttgataacaattatttttaccacttaaattaataaattaaattaaaaatcacttattttggtaagtcaaaatatttaacttaatattttaagttaaatattatcaactaatattttttataataattatatcactcaatatttttaacacttataataatattcagcacttaaaattcaatagttattttaattttcaattttatcaatCAACAACTAACCTATCTTTAACCCCGCGAAGTAGTATAGTAAAACTtctcatttatttattcatctGCCAGTTCCTCCTCACGCCGCTAGATCACCGGTTTTTTTGTTTACGTCTTTTAAAGTTTAATCCATTCAAGCAAAGTGTACATGGCTACGACCACTGCCACAACCACCTCTCCTCCGGCAGCTGACGACGACCTCCACTGCATCCTCTCTGAGCAACGCCGTGAACTTATGGCGGCTCAATCTCTCGAATCAGACCTTGACTTGGCTTTCCAACTTCAACTCCAAGAAGCCATCAATGCCTCCGTCGCTATCCTCCCTTCTTCTTCGTCAACAGCTCCACCGGTATCCTCTCTGTCGGTTACTGTTCCGCCTGAGCAAAACCTCACCGTTCCTTCTCTTCAATCAGAAGAAATCGACAGGCTTGAACAAGAGCTTAATGATCGGAAACATTCTGAACTCGAAATGCGTAGAATGAAGGAAGATCTTGATCGTAGAATCCACGACCAGAAAGTCGCGCGCGAAATTTTGAGAATTCCTGATGAAGATTGGTGCGAATGGGGAGATAATTTTGAGAAACCTTTTGGCGAGGGAACGTCTAGACATGTCGAGGATAATGGGAGTGTTTTCAGATTGTATTTCAAGGGGTTGGCGAGCGAAGAGATTCTCAGGGGTCAGAAGGCAATACTGGCTGGGATTGGGGTTGCAATTTGTGACCCGGCAGATAATTTGGTGTTTGAGATAAGTAAGCCATTAATTGGGAATGGAATGAGCCGGAACGCAGCAGAGGTTAAGGCATTAATTGAAGGACTTAATGCTGCTCTTGCGCTGGAACTGAAGAGGATCACGATTTATTGTGATCATAAACCGCTTTATCAATATGTAAGTTTTGTAATTTAAGTTAAATTGAAGTTGTTCTTCTTGTGCTTGTCGAATATGATTGATTAACGATGGTACGGAGTTGGTATAAAGTTTTGATTGTGCCTGTTGATTCGAGTTATGTTGTTTTTAGTTAAATCATGTGCTGTGTTCTTTACTGATAGTATAATACTTCAGTACAGTTTTTGCTTCCTAAACTGGCATCTGAGTAAAGTAATTGTAGCTTCTGCACTGTTCATGAAGTGCTTTACTAATTGTGAATTGATATTAAGTTTTTACTTGATATTGCACTTGTGTAACGTGTTCCCTTGGTTTTGGAATGTAATAAGCAGCTGATATAAATTTTAAGGATGCCTATTGGATTAGTTAATCCATCTTTGAATTTGAAACATTTTGTTTGACCAAGtgttgcaatttttttttaatctaagaTCAACCTTGTTGTTGCCTTAGTAATTAATATTCTATTACTAGTTAAAGCATAAACCAAAAAAACACACTTATGTGACAAaaccacataaaaacataatactaCATGTCAAAAACGCCAAGTTAAGTTCATACTTCACAAAGACATTAACATATACTTAACGTCTTAAGTACCTAAATAATGCTACTAAACTAATAGCCGTTCATTTTCAATAAAAACAAAACACGCCTAAAAGTAAAACTAATGATCATCATCAAGATCATTCCAGGCTGCACGTTCTCTGCTGGTTCTTCTGCGTGTCGCAGTTTCTTCTGTTTCTACGTGTCACAGTTTCTGTTTGAGTGGACACTATTATTTACATGACTCTGCTCTTAATCCCTCTCTAGTCTTTTGTCACATATCAGCGTAGAAGTAGAAGGACTAAAAGGGAAATTATCTTAGGAAGTTAGTTAAATTTTGTTattgttaatctgttatttcttGTCATTGTTATTTTATTACTGTTGTCAATTTGTTGTTTCCGGTCTGTTAGAAGGTTGTTATTCCAGCTGTTGAATGATGACGGTAGAATAGTACTAGCTGCTAGGTTAGCTGTAATATCCTTCCTTCTATTTATGTCATGCTTTTGTAAAGGTTCAGTATCAATGAGAATTACTAACCTTCttaatctctctctctttctaatCTTCTTCCTATTCTGCTCCTCTATTCTTGAGCCGTGCGTAAGGCGCGTCCTTAACAACTATGGTCGTACTGTATCtgagttttaataaaacttgaaATAAGTGTGGTTTTTAGGGCTTGGAACCCATTTGTCgtatattgttttattttatgttttccaTAAAACTCAAAGGGCGTTTGAAATGTGTTTGACCTTTCCTCACCTAGCAGCCTTTAGATTGGACTGTGTACTACTATGATGTTCATCTTTGCTGGTTTTCTCCAGTTGATTGTTCTTTTGCATTTGAACTacacagatattttttttttatatactccCATTCCAGGacggcgagccttggcgcaacggtaaacgttattgtcgtgtgaccaagaggtcacgggttcgagtcttaggagcggcctcttgccaaataaattggcaggggaaggcttgcccccagtacacccttgtggtgggacccctccccggaccctcgctcagcggggacgcgtaatgcaccgggccgcccatACTCCCATTCCACTCTTCAgtacttgaattttttttttgaagaacttGTGCTAAGCTCTTCTAATGTTTCTTTTTCTTGGTGTGTGATAATTTTCAATTCTGTTAAATGTCTTATATGCTATGCAGGTTACTGGAAGATGGTCAACCAAGCAGCAGAAGGTTGCCATGCTAGTAAATCAGGTGTCTGTTCTTCAAAGAAAATTTACATATTGCAATCCTGCTCTTGTGGCACGTAATGATATTAAATTTGCATTCAAACTTGCAAGAGATGCAATAGTTTCTCAGATAAAAAAACCTGCAGAACCAAACTGTCGGAAAATTGTTAATGAGAATTGTGTCATCTGCTTAGAGGATACTGATGTTGAAAACATATTTTCAGTTAATGGATGCGGGCATCGTTACTGTTTCTCTTGTATGAAACAGCATGTGGAAGTCAAGTTGCTTCATGGCATGGTGCCTATATGTCCTCATGAAGGATGTAAGTCTGAGCTTGCTGTTGAGAGCTCTAGGAAGTTCTTGACATCTAAATTAACAGAGACAATGCGCCAAAGAATAAAAGAAGCTTCTATTCCCGCTGCAGAGAAAGTTTATTGCCCATATCCCCATTGCTCGGCATTAATGTCAAAACATGATGTTTCTGAATATGCCAAAAAAGAAATTGTTGGTTCTGAACGTACTGGTGCTCGGAAATGCTTGGAATGTCATAGCCTTTTCTGTATTAATTGCAAGGTCCCCTGGCATAATAACATGACATGTGGTATTTACAAACGGTTGCATCCTAACCCTCCGGCAGAAGATGTGAAACTGAAGTCTCTTGCTACTAGGAATCTATGGCGCCAGTGCGTGAAATGCAGCCATATGATTGAACTTGCTGAAGGTTGCTATCACATGACTTGCAGGTACAGTACCAACCTTGCCTATCTAATTTTGTAGTGTGACTGTAAGATTGTAAATCTCTTAATGGTTTGATCTGAAATAAACTTGAAGGAAGAAACAGCAATGTTGGATACTTGTAAATTCtgttagggtaaattacacccatggccactgaactttactcattttaacattgtcgccactgaacttcaattcttaacggtattggccactgaactttattctttttaacaccggtggccattgaactttaactAATTCCTCAATATAACcggtaacgacctcaaaatgaaaatattcaagaattaaagttgttcagaacgacatttaccatgaaaccatattttttattttcctaaaTTACcttctttggagctttctctctacaaattcactctctctctacaaattcactctctctctcctaataaaaaaaacacctaaatgacctaaaaacaaaaatttcaagaattaaagttccttagaatatcattaacttttcgaattttttattttgaggccgtcaacggtcgttttgagacgttgagtggccaccggtgttaaaaagtgtaatgttcaatggtcatactgttaagaattgaagttcagggaccacaatgttaaatgggtaaagttcggTGGccatggtgtaatttacccaattgtGTTATTTTCATCTTCCATAGATTTATATGATTTAGGAAGTTGGGCAATGGAAGAGAATAAAACACCGGAAAACACGATGGAAGCTGTGTATGAAGCTTTAATATTTTCTGCAAAAGCACCCAAAAAATATCAATGGAGCACCCATAGATCACAAGAGAGCACTCCAAGCATTCCCCTAACAGGAATCTTGGATCTGCCACTGGTCTTGGCTGACCTTACCTTACATGCAGTGAAGTGCTAGGTGCTCTGTTGCTAGCATATATGATATCAACAATTATTTGAGTACCTTTAAAAACTGTGTAATGTTATTCTTTATACATGAGCTGAAGCAACTTAATATATCTTGTTGTCTAACAGTCTGAATTTTTGATGAATTATGCATTATGACATTATGCTTCTTCCTGTTTTTACAGATGTGGTTTTGAGTTTTGCTATAATTGTGGAGCTGAGTGGAAGGACAAAAAGGCAACATGTACTTGTCCACTATGGGATGAGGATAATATATGGGATGACGGAGAtagagatgaagaagatgatgacgaCGACTACTTTGATTCTGATGATGattattatttgttttgatatttgtagaTTATACCATACTGAAATATAGTCTAGCTGCGACATTTTTTGTATATATCTCATCAGAGGGATGGAATTTTAGTTGGATTTGGTATATAATCTGTTTTGTCGTTCACTGCTTGCTTGCGTGGATGTACGGACGTATTTAGGTCctgtttggtaagatgtaatgaaCCCTGTAATTTAATGCCCATTACATTACATGGTCCATTACAATGCTTGGATgggatttttagtttttctataATGTAATAGTAATTACAGAATTAGAATTTTTTGTTGAATTTAACAAGATCTCCATTACACAGAAAATGGGATGTTTTCACCATTACACACCACATATCTGTAATTTCTTTATTGACATAGTCCCTCTCTCCTGCCTAAGTCTCAATCTCAGACCccccccccctctctctctctctctctctctctctctctctctttgccATTGAATCTTTTCAGTTATTCCTCACAGCTGGTCTTCTCTCTCTGCCAATTACTCCATTGAATTGAAGATGAACCAGTACCCTCGACTTCAAGCTCGTTGCTGGAGATACGTCCCAATCCAATTGTAATATGGTATTCTATCTCTCCATCTCCTTTTCTGCTTAATTTTGTGAGACTCTTGAGCACTTAGTTATGTTTCATGTGTAATAGCTCTCTTAGACATGTTTTTGTTAGGTTTTCTTTGAGCTCATCTGTTCATTGTAGCCAGAGTTCCTCTTGCTGTTGATTTGAAGATAAGGTTGGTTCTATTCTCTATTATAAATTTGCTGAACTACAATCTGTTATGTGTTTTGTTTGTTGCTTAAATATAAGGTAGGTTCATGTGTTATTTTGCTGGTGATTTTTATTTTCTGCTTTGCTTTGATGTTTAGATATTTGAAATGCATTTTACTAGCTAGATTTTCTAATGGTGATTCATTAGTTGAAAGGGGCTCGCCGTGCACTTGTATGGTTTGGAGAGGCTTACTTATCTTATAGTTTAGACACTTTATCCATTTTTGGTTTCATTGCTTGTTGCTTTGTCTAGTTCAATAGTAGTGTTTATCCTAATGGATTTTACAGGCCTACCTTGGGGCTAACGTGGGATTTGCTGAAGGACCTACTGGGTTATGTAAATGTGTAATGCCTTTGCTTATTGGAGAAGTTGTTTTTGGAGGAGAAACTATCGTTCTGCTCGGATAGTATTATGTATGGGTTTTAGGTTTTCTGCTTATCTACTGAACATTAGGCAAAGAAATGTCTAGAAACAACATCTTAATTAAGCATGGATATGGTTCCACTTGTAGCGAGGTAAGGTAATACACTATAATGTAGGATAATTGATCCAAGATGATAAAACCAAGCTAGTTTTTCTCATGCCATAATGTTTTCTGTCATGAAATGAAGGGTAATGATTGAGGATATCCTGTGACAATGTTGACACAGGTATTAATGGGTGATCTCTGTATGCTTATCTTGTTTTTCTTTCAATCAATTTACTGCGTTAGATGTACAAATTACTACCTTTTCCCTTCTTTCGAATAAGTTTTAGAAgacttattttctttctttttatagaAATAGTGCAATTATTGACTTCAGCACCTGACAACACACGAACACGACAAGGGAAGGTTTGGTTTGGTGTTCTTAGAGAATTGGCTCAACCACTTGAACAGTATTACTGTGAATTTTAGGACCTTTCCAGTTCACACTTCACTGGACATTTTGACTTTCTATTATGGATTAGTAATAGTTTggagctttttgtgaaaaggaGTTCTATTTATCTTAATTTTCCATAGTTACCCTTTAACGTGACAAGCAACTGCGAATTGACAGACTCAATACAAAACCAATTTTTAATTTCCCCTTGAACAAAAAGTATGATTTTTGGCTTGAtgtattttttttgttcctTCACATCTTCGTTTGTGATATATTGTTGCGAAACTTACATTTTCAGAACTCCACCTGTTGTTTTGATTCATGAAGGAGATAGAACCATGAGAAGCAAATCTTTTCTCTGGGAACTTCATAATCAAGCTCCAGCTATGCAAGTGTTTCATAAGATTCTAAAGTTTTGATTGTTGTTGGACGAAGGTGTTCATGATGCATGAGCTTAATTAATTTATGGGATTCCTAAAAGAAAATCCCTATAATTGAAATTTATTGCATTtgtataaattctaaaaatttcatagcaaaaattcAGCATATGATAAAACAACTTCAAAAGGCTTTTCTTTCCATTCTCCTATGCAATCCTATAATTTAGTTGACATTAACCTGTTCCATCTAAACAAAAATTGTCATTTTGAGTTTCCTGATGTtgtatacatgaataatttatATCTAACAATTGCAGTATACATCGATGGCCCAAGGTAGGGAGGGACCAAAAGATaccaattttattaaaaaaaaaaaaaaatacagaaatgCTATTTTTAGAGCATATTGAGATATAATGATTTTGaatataagattttttttttcatatgaaattgcgtttatttattaaataattggttaagtctaataaaaaaaatgttagtgtcatgtaatttttattttgttttgttataCCTAGCCATCAATTCTCACCCCTAGTCCCGTGAAATGACAAAATTGCCTTTATTATGTTAgtctttgtaaaaaaaaaaaaatttctctctACGGAACGCGGGCGTGTgtctatcacgcctcaccacgtggtgaggcatgatagccac
The window above is part of the Euphorbia lathyris chromosome 3, ddEupLath1.1, whole genome shotgun sequence genome. Proteins encoded here:
- the LOC136224299 gene encoding E3 ubiquitin-protein ligase RSL1-like produces the protein MATTTATTTSPPAADDDLHCILSEQRRELMAAQSLESDLDLAFQLQLQEAINASVAILPSSSSTAPPVSSLSVTVPPEQNLTVPSLQSEEIDRLEQELNDRKHSELEMRRMKEDLDRRIHDQKVAREILRIPDEDWCEWGDNFEKPFGEGTSRHVEDNGSVFRLYFKGLASEEILRGQKAILAGIGVAICDPADNLVFEISKPLIGNGMSRNAAEVKALIEGLNAALALELKRITIYCDHKPLYQYVTGRWSTKQQKVAMLVNQVSVLQRKFTYCNPALVARNDIKFAFKLARDAIVSQIKKPAEPNCRKIVNENCVICLEDTDVENIFSVNGCGHRYCFSCMKQHVEVKLLHGMVPICPHEGCKSELAVESSRKFLTSKLTETMRQRIKEASIPAAEKVYCPYPHCSALMSKHDVSEYAKKEIVGSERTGARKCLECHSLFCINCKVPWHNNMTCGIYKRLHPNPPAEDVKLKSLATRNLWRQCVKCSHMIELAEGCYHMTCRCGFEFCYNCGAEWKDKKATCTCPLWDEDNIWDDGDRDEEDDDDDYFDSDDDYYLF